One genomic segment of Paenibacillus xylanexedens includes these proteins:
- a CDS encoding helix-turn-helix domain-containing protein produces the protein MALKPSYKPMEITLIKKDKNKTYLRTQLGISPSTLAKMSNGEFVALSVIARICEDLQCRIEEVVEFIEE, from the coding sequence ATGGCATTAAAACCTAGCTATAAACCAATGGAGATAACCCTAATTAAAAAGGACAAAAATAAAACTTACCTGCGTACTCAACTAGGTATTTCACCTTCTACTCTAGCCAAAATGTCTAATGGAGAGTTTGTTGCACTAAGTGTGATTGCGCGTATTTGCGAAGACCTACAATGTCGTATTGAAGAAGTTGTTGAATTTATAGAGGAGTAA